The following coding sequences lie in one Spirosoma sp. KUDC1026 genomic window:
- a CDS encoding aspartyl protease family protein encodes MKNLFLIISVLHMCLSAQADDSRKSPDRDRFGFYITKNRTWTRIPFELHSNLIIVRVQINESDTLRFILDTGVSNTIITNPNAFKYRMPTLARKVNITGAGEGGHLTASVAINNRIKLAGMQAAHHNVLILDEDILKLSEYVGTPIDGIFGYELFANFVVNIDFQRRELLVMTPKNYRYNKRKGDQYQLTIQDTKAYTDVMAVFEGNKVTPLRVVLDTGAGHALLLDRSRNTTGMPLPAKVIRAQLGRGLNGVINGNLGRIEKIRFGRYEVNNVLASFPDSIAFGMKLINMPDRQGNVGCELLRRFNVTFNYPDRYMVLKPVKRMMREQFEHDMSGVALRAKGDRLRNYYVDKLIPGSPADLAGLREGDEVLFVDSHPAQELSVSDIYKLLQKGEGKEISLLVRRSGQLVMAQFALKRVI; translated from the coding sequence ATGAAAAATCTTTTCTTGATTATCAGCGTACTACATATGTGCCTATCGGCGCAAGCTGACGATAGCAGAAAATCGCCGGATCGCGACCGTTTTGGGTTTTATATCACTAAAAACCGGACGTGGACCCGGATTCCATTCGAGCTTCATTCAAACCTGATTATCGTGCGCGTTCAGATCAACGAGTCTGACACGTTACGGTTCATCCTGGATACAGGCGTCAGCAATACCATCATCACTAATCCAAATGCTTTCAAGTACCGAATGCCTACTCTGGCCAGGAAAGTAAACATAACCGGCGCGGGCGAGGGTGGTCACCTGACTGCATCGGTAGCCATAAACAACCGAATCAAGCTGGCCGGTATGCAGGCCGCCCATCACAACGTACTGATACTTGACGAAGATATTCTCAAACTCTCAGAATACGTAGGCACACCCATCGACGGCATTTTTGGGTATGAGCTGTTTGCCAATTTCGTCGTCAATATCGATTTCCAGCGTCGGGAGCTGCTCGTTATGACGCCCAAAAACTACCGCTACAACAAACGGAAGGGAGACCAGTATCAGCTGACTATTCAGGATACCAAAGCCTATACCGACGTAATGGCCGTTTTTGAAGGCAATAAAGTAACTCCGCTGCGGGTTGTGCTGGATACGGGCGCGGGCCACGCCCTGCTGCTGGACCGGTCACGCAACACGACGGGTATGCCGCTACCGGCTAAAGTTATTCGGGCGCAGTTGGGCCGTGGCCTCAACGGGGTTATCAATGGCAATCTGGGACGTATTGAAAAGATCCGGTTTGGCCGCTACGAGGTCAACAACGTACTGGCGTCGTTTCCCGACAGCATTGCCTTCGGCATGAAACTCATCAACATGCCCGATCGGCAGGGTAACGTTGGGTGCGAGCTACTGCGCCGGTTCAATGTTACGTTCAATTATCCAGACCGCTATATGGTGCTGAAGCCTGTCAAACGCATGATGCGGGAACAGTTTGAGCACGACATGAGTGGGGTAGCCCTACGGGCCAAGGGCGATCGGTTGCGGAACTACTACGTTGACAAGTTGATTCCGGGCTCACCAGCAGATCTGGCCGGCCTTCGGGAAGGAGATGAAGTACTGTTTGTGGACAGCCATCCCGCCCAGGAACTGAGCGTGAGCGACATTTATAAACTATTGCAGAAAGGCGAAGGCAAAGAAATCTCGTTGCTGGTACGTCGGAGCGGTCAGCTCGTCATGGCCCAGTTCGCTCTGAAACGGGTTATTTAA
- the tpiA gene encoding triose-phosphate isomerase: MRKKIVAGNWKMNKTADEATALLSEVVNMIKDEVTSDVQVVLCPPAIYLTSFRQYVPAGGKVALGAQNCHEKASGAYTGEISAPMLQSIGVEYVILGHSERRQYFGETNAQLADKVNIALENGLTPIFCCGESRDLRENGDYVGFVKDQLTESLFHLSPEQFANVVIAYEPIWAIGTGLTASSAQAQDMHFELRQHIAGQYGDEVAQDTSILYGGSANEKNAQELFSQPDVDGGLIGGASLKSREFTTVVKAA, encoded by the coding sequence ATGCGTAAGAAGATTGTTGCCGGTAACTGGAAGATGAACAAAACGGCCGACGAAGCAACCGCTTTGTTGTCGGAGGTAGTTAACATGATTAAGGATGAGGTGACGAGCGACGTGCAGGTGGTACTTTGCCCCCCAGCCATTTACCTGACCTCATTCCGGCAATATGTCCCGGCGGGCGGTAAAGTTGCTTTAGGCGCGCAGAACTGCCACGAGAAAGCGTCCGGGGCCTATACCGGCGAAATCTCGGCACCTATGCTGCAGTCGATCGGGGTTGAGTATGTTATTCTGGGCCACAGCGAGCGTCGGCAGTACTTTGGCGAAACCAATGCGCAATTGGCTGACAAAGTAAACATCGCCTTGGAAAACGGCCTGACCCCTATTTTCTGCTGCGGTGAGTCGCGGGATCTGCGCGAAAACGGCGATTACGTCGGTTTCGTGAAAGACCAGCTTACCGAAAGCCTGTTTCATCTGTCGCCTGAGCAGTTTGCAAACGTCGTGATTGCTTACGAACCGATTTGGGCCATTGGAACTGGCCTGACCGCATCGTCGGCGCAGGCGCAGGACATGCACTTCGAACTACGCCAGCACATTGCCGGTCAGTATGGCGATGAAGTGGCTCAGGACACGTCAATCCTGTACGGTGGCAGCGCTAATGAGAAAAATGCGCAAGAGCTCTTCTCTCAGCCCGACGTTGATGGGGGCCTGATCGGTGGTGCCTCCCTCAAATCCCGTGAGTTTACGACGGTAGTAAAGGCAGCTTAA
- a CDS encoding cupin domain-containing protein gives MTSQFYVDSLSMQPHPEGGYFAETYRSGETVTASALPSRFMGDRVFSTAIYFLLESHHVSALHRIQADEVWHFYAGGPLDVFVIAPAGNLSVIHLGPDLTNGQVFQAVVPAGCWFGSKPAPGTPFSLVGCTVAPGFDFADFELADRATLLAQFPQHQLVIEQLT, from the coding sequence ATGACTTCTCAGTTTTACGTCGATTCCCTCTCCATGCAGCCACATCCGGAAGGGGGCTATTTTGCGGAAACGTACCGGTCGGGTGAGACCGTAACTGCCTCGGCGTTACCAAGCCGATTTATGGGTGATCGGGTGTTTAGTACGGCTATTTACTTTCTGCTGGAGAGCCATCACGTATCGGCCTTGCACCGGATTCAGGCCGACGAGGTCTGGCATTTCTACGCCGGTGGCCCGCTGGACGTATTTGTAATCGCCCCAGCCGGAAACCTGTCCGTTATTCACCTGGGGCCAGATTTAACAAATGGACAGGTCTTTCAGGCGGTTGTGCCAGCGGGCTGTTGGTTTGGTTCGAAACCAGCGCCAGGTACTCCATTCTCATTAGTGGGGTGTACCGTCGCACCGGGTTTCGACTTTGCCGACTTCGAACTGGCTGACCGTGCTACGTTGCTGGCTCAGTTTCCTCAACACCAGCTTGTAATCGAACAGCTTACTTAA
- a CDS encoding RNA polymerase sigma factor, whose product METTPYPDRHADLVKRCQAGERRAQYELYQQYVKAMYNVCLRILNHEAEAEDVLQEAFLDAFSHITTFRGQSTFGAWLKQIVVNRAINHLRGRRLVLTDLEGQHYGDDDGPDLADEEPYDEAGVQLEVDRVRRAMHQLPEGYRVVLSLYLFEGYDHEEIGNVLNISETTSRTQYLRGKKRLLELLK is encoded by the coding sequence TTGGAAACCACCCCTTACCCCGACCGGCACGCCGATCTGGTCAAACGCTGCCAGGCGGGCGAGCGACGGGCGCAGTATGAACTTTACCAACAGTACGTAAAGGCGATGTACAATGTCTGTCTGCGGATTCTGAATCATGAGGCCGAAGCGGAAGACGTGTTGCAGGAAGCGTTTCTGGATGCGTTCAGCCACATCACTACGTTCCGGGGACAGAGTACGTTTGGGGCCTGGTTGAAACAGATTGTCGTGAATCGGGCCATTAACCATCTGCGGGGCCGGCGGCTGGTTCTGACGGACCTTGAGGGGCAACATTATGGCGATGACGACGGGCCGGACCTGGCCGATGAGGAGCCGTACGATGAAGCCGGCGTACAATTGGAAGTTGATCGGGTGCGCCGGGCGATGCATCAGCTTCCCGAAGGCTATCGCGTTGTTCTATCCCTTTACTTGTTTGAAGGGTATGATCACGAAGAAATTGGCAACGTATTGAACATTAGTGAAACAACCTCAAGAACCCAGTATTTACGTGGAAAAAAACGTCTACTCGAATTATTAAAGTAA
- the mnmH gene encoding tRNA 2-selenouridine(34) synthase MnmH, which produces MIKHIPIADFWALKQQIVLADVRTPAEFEQGHVPGAVNLPLFSNEERIQVGTTYKQVGREEAILLGFDLTGAKWSGFIKQALEWVPDKRIALHCWRGGMRSGAMAWALNLYGFEVYLIEGGYKAYRGWVRSWFETKYPLWVIGGMTGSGKTKLLHQLTILQEQVIDLEELAQHQGSAYGSMGKLVQPSQEQFENNLAEQLSGLDRQHTVWIEDESLMIGKLSIPKPFWQQMQQAPMIDVHVDLEQRIDYLAEEYGRLDKEFLIASTQRIQKRLGPLQTKQTIAAILDDRMADFVRLVLVYYDKTYRTALNQRASDTVFPLEISGNDRAADARKLIELSQTSSLPDAEPILHSNGNDTL; this is translated from the coding sequence ATGATCAAACACATACCTATTGCCGACTTCTGGGCGCTGAAACAGCAGATTGTGCTGGCTGACGTTCGTACGCCGGCCGAATTCGAGCAGGGACACGTACCAGGAGCGGTCAACCTGCCGCTTTTCAGTAATGAGGAACGCATTCAGGTTGGTACCACCTACAAGCAGGTCGGGCGCGAAGAAGCTATTCTGCTGGGGTTCGATCTAACCGGTGCCAAATGGTCAGGTTTTATCAAGCAGGCGCTGGAATGGGTGCCAGATAAACGAATCGCCCTGCACTGCTGGCGGGGTGGTATGCGGAGTGGCGCTATGGCCTGGGCGCTCAATCTGTATGGGTTCGAGGTGTATCTGATCGAAGGCGGTTACAAGGCCTATCGAGGCTGGGTACGAAGCTGGTTTGAGACGAAATACCCGCTCTGGGTGATTGGCGGAATGACCGGCTCGGGCAAAACGAAACTCCTGCATCAACTCACTATTCTTCAGGAGCAGGTGATCGATCTGGAAGAGCTGGCGCAGCACCAGGGATCAGCTTATGGCAGTATGGGAAAGCTGGTTCAACCAAGCCAGGAGCAGTTCGAAAATAACCTGGCCGAGCAACTTAGCGGACTGGATCGACAGCATACTGTCTGGATAGAGGACGAGAGCCTGATGATTGGCAAGCTGTCAATTCCTAAACCGTTCTGGCAGCAGATGCAGCAGGCGCCCATGATCGACGTACACGTTGATCTGGAGCAGCGGATCGACTACTTGGCTGAAGAATACGGACGCCTGGATAAAGAATTCCTGATTGCCAGTACGCAGCGAATACAGAAACGGCTTGGCCCCTTACAGACAAAACAGACGATCGCGGCTATCCTTGATGATCGAATGGCTGACTTTGTCCGACTGGTGCTGGTATACTACGACAAAACGTACCGAACGGCGCTAAACCAGCGGGCAAGCGATACCGTATTTCCACTAGAAATTAGCGGTAATGATCGGGCTGCTGATGCCCGCAAATTGATTGAATTAAGTCAAACGAGCTCACTACCTGACGCTGAGCCCATTCTTCATAGTAATGGAAACGATACCCTTTAA
- the selD gene encoding selenide, water dikinase SelD: protein METIPFKLTQYSHGAGCGCKISPAILDKILHSPVTYQPDARLLVGNDKRDDAAVLDLGNGTALISTTDFFMPIVDDAYDFGRIASANAISDVYAMGGKPVLAIAILGWPIDKLPPDVAQRVLEGARSICAEAGITLAGGHSIDCPEPVFGLAVNGMVNIDQLKQNSTAISGCQLYLTKALGVGVLSTAQKRGLLRQEDAEIALQSMTRLNKLGELFGQMDGVKAMTDVTGFGLLGHLSEMCEGSGLSAVVEFDNVPVIESIPHYLDQRCIPGGTQRNWASYGHKIGELTDFQKYVLADPQTSGGLLVAVSEDGTTDFESKLQEQGYSLRSLGYLQPQTDGPLITVK, encoded by the coding sequence ATGGAAACGATACCCTTTAAGCTTACCCAATATTCGCATGGAGCGGGCTGCGGCTGCAAAATCAGCCCCGCCATTCTGGATAAGATTTTACACAGTCCCGTTACGTATCAACCCGACGCACGCTTGCTGGTCGGTAACGATAAGCGGGACGACGCAGCCGTGCTGGACCTGGGCAACGGAACGGCACTGATCTCAACCACGGATTTTTTCATGCCCATTGTGGACGATGCCTACGATTTTGGCCGTATTGCGTCGGCAAATGCCATCAGCGATGTGTATGCGATGGGAGGGAAGCCGGTTTTGGCGATCGCTATTCTGGGTTGGCCCATCGATAAACTGCCGCCTGACGTAGCACAGCGCGTACTGGAAGGAGCCCGGTCAATCTGCGCGGAAGCGGGTATTACGTTGGCTGGTGGACACAGTATCGACTGCCCGGAGCCCGTGTTCGGCTTAGCCGTTAACGGAATGGTTAACATTGACCAGCTGAAACAGAACTCGACGGCTATATCCGGTTGTCAGTTGTATCTAACCAAAGCCCTGGGCGTTGGCGTGTTGTCGACGGCGCAGAAACGCGGTCTCCTCCGCCAGGAAGATGCCGAAATCGCCTTGCAGAGCATGACCCGGCTCAATAAACTCGGTGAATTGTTTGGACAAATGGACGGCGTAAAGGCCATGACCGACGTAACAGGTTTCGGACTATTGGGTCACCTGAGCGAAATGTGCGAGGGGAGTGGCTTGTCGGCGGTGGTGGAGTTTGACAACGTACCGGTTATTGAAAGCATACCCCATTACCTCGATCAGCGCTGTATTCCGGGCGGTACCCAGCGGAACTGGGCGAGCTACGGCCACAAAATTGGCGAACTGACCGATTTTCAGAAATACGTACTGGCTGATCCGCAAACCAGTGGTGGCCTGCTGGTAGCCGTAAGCGAAGACGGCACGACTGATTTCGAAAGCAAGTTGCAGGAACAGGGCTATTCGTTACGTAGTCTGGGTTATTTGCAGCCGCAGACTGATGGGCCGCTGATTACAGTGAAATAA
- a CDS encoding S41 family peptidase: MIKLALSTLFVLSNFLLFAQKQNLDFEQSEANGQPKGWSRIGGNNAYAFVLDSAVKHGGQSALKIAYTTGTGFSGAHRSLPVNFAGKKITLTGFVKTQDVGLTPDSFAGLWVRIDNEAGNALAFDNMQSRGIKGTTDWQSYTVTVPIADGATSIHLGGLLVGKGTAWFDDFTVLVDDKSIEKAPLKVVKLDKAQLDTAFNKGSGIELATLTKQQIDNLTLLGKVWGFVKYYHPSVTEGNHNMDAELFRIMPKLLTARSNADVNKALLAWLTTFGTVKSTRSGQKDTVDAVHKPDYSWFRELDESVRTQLENIRLAKRSEKSYYIGMMPQVGNPVFQHEAAYRQMKTPDVGYRLLSLYRFWNIIQYFFPYKHLIGEDWNRVLPEFVPKFANARDSLSYRLAALELIGRIHDTHANVWGDPIIENQYKGDYYAPVQVRFVQNQFVVTNYYNDSLGTASGLRRGDVIKSVDGVSTEALVQNRLPYYPASNKPTQLRDISRSLLAGHTPTVSLEIDRDGQPMTVKLSRYKQERASFDNKIDYSSYPKDSSYQLLHPDVGYLFLGNIKADKLPQIMQRFNGTKGLVIDLRCYPSDFVVFSLGKYLMTPTPFVKFTGGSIQTPGLFTWSNPLKVGQRGVDDPYKGKVIILVNELTQSSAEYHTMAFRAAPGALVLGSTTAAADGNVSAFLLPGGLSTMISGIGVNYPDGRETQRVGVGVDVDMQPTRKGIQENKDELLEKAVSLIRGSNQAK, from the coding sequence ATGATTAAACTAGCGCTATCAACTCTCTTCGTCCTATCTAATTTCTTGCTCTTTGCGCAAAAGCAAAACCTCGATTTTGAGCAGTCTGAGGCTAATGGTCAACCCAAAGGGTGGAGCCGGATTGGTGGTAACAATGCGTATGCCTTCGTTCTTGATTCGGCGGTAAAGCACGGCGGTCAGTCGGCACTCAAGATAGCTTACACGACTGGAACCGGTTTTTCGGGTGCGCATAGGAGCTTACCCGTCAACTTTGCTGGCAAAAAGATTACGTTGACCGGCTTTGTCAAAACGCAGGACGTTGGTCTTACCCCCGATTCGTTCGCCGGTTTGTGGGTGCGCATCGATAACGAAGCGGGCAACGCGCTTGCTTTCGATAATATGCAAAGTCGGGGAATCAAAGGAACCACCGACTGGCAATCGTATACCGTTACGGTGCCCATTGCCGACGGAGCCACGAGTATTCACCTGGGTGGATTGCTGGTAGGAAAGGGAACGGCTTGGTTCGACGATTTTACTGTGCTCGTTGACGATAAATCCATCGAAAAAGCTCCCTTGAAAGTTGTTAAGCTCGATAAGGCGCAGCTTGATACGGCTTTCAATAAAGGATCTGGGATTGAACTGGCTACCCTGACGAAGCAGCAAATAGATAACCTTACCCTGCTGGGTAAAGTATGGGGTTTCGTTAAATACTACCATCCGTCGGTTACGGAGGGGAATCACAATATGGATGCGGAGTTGTTCCGGATAATGCCAAAACTCCTGACGGCAAGGTCGAACGCTGACGTGAACAAAGCCTTACTTGCCTGGCTGACGACGTTTGGTACGGTAAAATCGACCCGCTCCGGGCAGAAAGATACCGTTGATGCTGTTCATAAACCCGACTATAGTTGGTTTCGCGAACTTGATGAGTCAGTACGCACTCAACTGGAAAATATTCGGCTGGCAAAACGGTCGGAGAAATCGTATTATATCGGTATGATGCCGCAGGTTGGTAATCCGGTATTTCAGCACGAAGCGGCTTACCGGCAGATGAAGACGCCTGACGTGGGCTACCGCCTTTTGTCGCTTTATCGTTTCTGGAATATTATTCAGTACTTTTTTCCGTATAAGCATCTTATTGGCGAGGACTGGAATAGGGTGCTGCCGGAGTTTGTTCCCAAGTTCGCGAACGCCCGTGATTCGCTCTCGTATCGGCTGGCGGCTCTTGAGCTTATTGGCCGTATTCACGATACGCACGCCAACGTCTGGGGCGACCCGATCATTGAGAACCAATACAAAGGCGATTATTACGCGCCTGTGCAGGTACGATTCGTTCAGAACCAGTTTGTCGTTACTAACTATTACAATGATTCACTCGGTACGGCGTCGGGTTTACGGCGGGGCGATGTAATCAAATCAGTCGATGGCGTGTCGACCGAAGCACTGGTGCAGAATCGGCTCCCTTACTACCCGGCTTCCAATAAACCAACGCAGCTTCGGGACATAAGCCGTAGTTTGCTTGCTGGTCATACGCCTACGGTCAGTCTGGAAATTGATCGTGACGGACAACCGATGACAGTTAAACTCAGCCGGTACAAACAGGAGCGGGCATCCTTTGATAACAAGATCGATTACAGCAGTTACCCAAAAGATAGCAGCTATCAACTGCTGCACCCTGACGTTGGGTACCTGTTTTTAGGCAATATCAAAGCCGACAAACTCCCGCAGATCATGCAGCGATTCAACGGCACGAAGGGTTTGGTTATTGACCTCCGTTGCTACCCTTCCGATTTTGTCGTGTTTTCGTTGGGGAAATACCTGATGACGCCTACTCCGTTCGTCAAGTTCACCGGTGGATCTATCCAAACCCCCGGCCTTTTCACTTGGAGTAATCCATTAAAAGTTGGCCAGCGAGGAGTGGATGATCCGTATAAGGGCAAGGTCATTATTCTGGTCAATGAATTGACGCAAAGTTCGGCTGAATACCACACGATGGCATTCCGGGCGGCTCCTGGAGCCCTTGTGCTGGGGAGCACTACTGCCGCTGCCGATGGTAACGTATCCGCTTTTTTGCTTCCGGGCGGTCTGAGTACCATGATCAGCGGCATTGGTGTCAACTATCCTGATGGTCGCGAAACGCAACGTGTTGGGGTTGGCGTCGACGTTGATATGCAGCCTACCCGAAAAGGAATTCAGGAGAACAAGGATGAGTTACTCGAAAAAGCCGTGTCACTGATTAGAGGTAGTAATCAGGCAAAATGA